A window of Dehalococcoidia bacterium genomic DNA:
CGGCACGCCCGTCGGGTCGCGGAAACCCTCCTCTCGTGGTCGGCGCTTGTGGATAAATTAGAGCTCCTATATCGGGCGGCGGAGCGCACATCGGCGCGCGTCCGACGATGAAACGTTGGGTCCTTGGGCGCAGAATGGAGCAACTGTTGAGGAGTGCGCTTGATGCGGAAAGGCAGTGTCGGGGAACGGCCCGTCCTCGACAGAGCGCGGCCCCTTCGCTCTATGGGCACGGTCTGGCGCAAGTGAGGAGAACGCCTGCGGACTATGCAGTCGGCGAGAAAGCGGGTTCCGGATGACGCTGCTTGAACCCTCACAGCCAGAGACTCGGCATACGAGGCAGGAGCCGATCGTGGGACCGGTCTCCCGCCGGCCGCGCGTGCTGCTCGTCAGCCATACCTATCTGCACGGCGGGTATGAGGGAAAGCTGCAGGCGTTGGCCGATCAGGTAACGCTGCGGCTCTGCCTGCCGGAACACTTCTTCAACGACTACGGTTCCCCAATGGCGGCGCCTCGGGGCGAGCGCTACGAGCTTGCGCTTTATCCTCCGTGGTTCCCGATCAAGAAACGCTCTTCCACCCGCTGGGTTCTCGCTTCCCTGGACCTTGGAATGCGGCGGTTTCAGCCCGACATCGTCCATATCGAGAATGAGATCCACAGCTTTGTGGTCTTCCAAGCGCTTGCGCAGCGAAGGTTGTTCGCGCCGCACGCCAAAATCGTGGTGTTCTTCTGGAACAATCTGCCGCTCGCAGGGCGGAAAGCGCTGCCTCTCCGCGTCCTGACGGCGTTAGCCCGCCCCCGAATAGCGCTCTTCTTTGCCGGCAACCAAGCAGGACGCGAACTGCTTCTGCGCGAAGGCGTTTCGCCGAAGCGCGTGATTGTGCTGCCTGCATTTGGGATAGACCGCGCTTGGGTCCGAACGCTGTCGCCGGAGCAGCGCGCGCAGCGCCGGCGGGCGTACGGCATCGGCGAGGAGGAAGTGGTCCTCCTCTATGTGGGGCGGTTTGTCCCTGAGAAGGGGATTGACGATCTCCTTGCGGCGCTCCGCTTCCTTGCGCATGAGGGTCCGCCGGTCCGCCTCCTGTGTGTCGGTGATGGGCCGATGAAACCGTTGCTGCTCGCCTCTGCGCCGCTGGCGCAGGTCTACTCGCCTGGCGGGCGAGAAGCGGTGCAGCCGTTCTATGAGGCGGCCGACCTGCTCGTTCTGCCGTCGCGAACAACGCCGAACTGGGCAGAACAGTTCGGCCGCGTGCTGGTCGAAGCGATGGCAGTCGGTGTGCCGGCAATCGGGTCGAGCTCAGGAGCGATCCCGGAAGTGATCGGCGACCCCGCCCTGATCTTTCCGGAGCGCGACCCGGCTGCGCTCGCGCAGCTCATCGACCGCTTGCGCCGGGACCCCGCACGGCGTCTTTCCGCTGGGCGCGCCGGGCAAGAACGGGTCGTGCGTCAGTACACCAATGAGGTGATCGCGGCCCGCACCGTCGAAGCCTATCGAGCGCTGCTCAATGGCGACCTCTCCTAAGGCCGGCATGCTGACGATTGGGATCGACAACGTTTCCCCCGGAGAGGCGACCGCTCGCGCTGCACCGGGCGGAATGCGGCTCTATCTGCAGGCGCTGACGCGCGAGTTTGCGCGCTTACGGCCGACCTTTCGCTTTGTCCTGTTCACTCCTGAGTGGGCGGACGACCTTTTCGACGGCCAGCTGCCTGCAGGAGTAGAGGTCGTGCAATTGAAAGGCGTGCCGCGTCGGAAGTCACTCCGCGTGCTCTATCAGCAGGGGCAGCTTGCCGCCGCAGTGAACCGGCGCGGGGTTGACGTCTTCTTCGCGACGGCGACGGTCGCGCCGTTGTTCCTGCGAATGCCCGTCGTTGTGGCGATCCAATTTCTGCAGTTTTATGAAACTCCTCTCATTCGTGACCCGCTGCGGACGGCGTATCTGCGCTGCCTCGTGCCGTTGTCGGCGCGCCGAGCGACCCGACTGATTACCTTCTCCGAGAGCGCCCGGCAAGACCTGCGGCGGTATGTCGGCGTCTCTCCCGAGAAGGTAGTCGTCATTCCGCATGGGCTGTCTGAGGAGGTATGGGCGGCGGCGGAAGGGAGAGGTCCGGAAGGGGAGGGCCCGCGCCTGACGGGCGGCCGGCCGTTCATTCTCTATGTCTCGGCAACGTATCCCTACAAGAACCATCACCGTCTGATTGAGGCATTTGCGCAGCTGAAGCGGGCTCGGCCGACTGACCATGTGCTTTTGCTCGTTGGCAGTGAGGCGGGGGTCTCGTTTGCGTCATTGCGTGAGACCGCCCGCAAGGCAGGCGTTGCCGATGCAGTGATCATCGCTGGGCGGGTTGCGCATGCGGCGCCGCTCTATCGGCAGGCAGCCCTCGCGGTGATCCCCTCGCTTGCGGAAACGTTTGGGTATCCTCTCCTTGAAGCGATGGCCTGCGGGTGTCCAGTCGTGACGTCGAATTGCAGCAGCCTCGCTGAATTAGCGGGTGATGCGGCCATCCTAGTCGACCCGCACGACCCGGCGTCGATTGCTGCAGGGCTTGAGCGCGGCTTGTTTGATGAGCGCGAGCGGGCGCGGCTTATTGCTCGCGGCCGCGAACGCGCACAGCCGTATCGCTGGTCAAGGAGCGCCGAGGCGACGCTCGCTGTGCTCGAAGCAGCGGCAATGCAGTCGGCGGCTGTCGCGAAGCCACGCGAGGATGCGGTGTAGTGGCGAGGACAATCCCCGGAGGGAAATTACTGGCAAGAGTTGCTTGAACCGTGATTGGGAGTGAGAGCGGAGCGCTTTTCGCTCATAAGGGGCTCTCGTTTCGGCTCCGCAACGAGGAGATAGCCGATCGCTACCCGCTTGCCTCTGAAGAAGCTGTCGAGCGTCAAGGCGAGAAATTGCAGCAAAACGAGAACCGGCAGGACGAGAAGGATGCCGGGAGTTCGTCGTCGCCGGGTGCCGGTGCGGGGCGCAACGGTGTCATAGAGCGCTTGCCCGATCAGCGAACCGAGAACGACTGCCCACCAGCCGCCTCGCCGCTTTACCTCGCGCACGCGAAATCCTGCGCGCTCGGCGAACGCCTTCAGGCCAAATGCCGTGTAGCGGGTGTAGTCGTACGGTTCCTCGTGCAGCGGCTCGAAAAATGGCGCCGAGAGGATGAGCGTCCCGCCCTCAGCAATAACGCGGGGCGCCTCTCGGAGGAGCAGGTCGGGGTCGGGGACATGCTCGATCACCTCCGTGCACAGGATGACGTCAGCAATCCCGGAGCGAAAGGGCAAGGAGCAGGCGTCAGCGAAGATGTCTGGTCCTCGTTCCGCCTCGAACCGGCCGGGAAGGTCGACCCCAAGATAGTCGACGACATGCGGCCTGAGCATCGGCTCGTAAGGACGGCGTCCACAGCCGATGTCGAGCAGTCGCTTGACTTTCCTCTCGCGGGGAAAGGCCGCGGCGACGAGCCGTTCTTGATACCATGCGCCGAGTCGGCGGGGATGAAGCCACGTTCGCGCAAGCGCTGCGCGAAGGCGGAAGAAGGGCTGCCTGAAAGCTCGGCCTTGCCCGGCTCGGAAGACTGTCATAACGGACCCGTCGTCGTCACGAAGTGGTCAGCACTGCCGTGTTGGCAGTGAGAGTGCCAGCGCGCCCGTCATAGTTTTGCACAACGAGGCCGGCGCGCAGCAGCAAAGACGCATCGCGAGGCCTCGCTTACATCTCCGAACGCATAGACAGCTGGTGATTGCGCAGCGCGCGGATGCCGGCAAGAACTGTGCCGCCGATCAAACCAAGAGCGGCACCCCCGAGAAGCCAAGTCGGGACTGGCGCATGGGCGTCGACGGGCTCGGTTGTCGAGACCACAATCGCGCGGCCGGACGATGCGGCGGCAATCAGGGTCTCTTGGACCTTGGCGACGAGCGCGGCCCGAGCATCGCGGGTCAGCTTTGCGTCAGTGGTGAGCGCCTCGAAGCGGAACTGCGCCGCCTGACGCTCGGCTTCTTTGCGGGCGAGGTCAGCGCTGAGCGCGGCGATACCGTGGCGCAAAGCGTCGTCTCGGTCGCCGAGCTGTCCTACGGGGAACGGCTGGCTGTCTGCGCTGGGCAAGCTGGCGAGCGTGGCGGCAGTGGCGGCGAGTGAGTCGAGCACCTCGGCTTTTCGCTGCTCGACAAGGCGCAGAAATGCTTCAACATCGCTCAGCAAGGTGTCCGAGCTGAGGGATTGCCCTGTTATGACGGAGAGGTCAAGCTGGAAAATGGTTGCTGGAGATGCGGGGCGGTTTTCGGGCGTGTCCGGCTGTTCGAGGCGGGATGCGCTGAGCAGCGCGAGGTCGCGTTGGAGGAGGAAGAGCGAGACTGCCGCCGCCGCTCTGCTCGCTGGGGATTGGGTGCTGGCCCGCAGCTGTTCCCGCAGCGTGAGCCCGTTCTGGCGAAGCTCCTCGAGCTTCCCGAGCAGGGAATACGCTCGCCCAATCTCACTCTCAATCGCCAGCCGACGCTCTGCGCTCAGAGTATCGAGGAGCTGCTTCTGCTGCGTGATGCGCTGCCCCAGAAGTGGGAGCGGCGAGGTCTCAAGAAATCGGACGACCGCTGCTTCTGCTGCTTCATTTGCGGCCGTCGCCTCGGCGAGGCGGGCCTCGAGCAGCCGCAGGTCTTGCTCGGTTGTCGCGTACACCTCATCCAAGCGGGCGACGACGGCCTCGGTATACGCGGTGACGGCAAGCGCAGCTAACTCTGGAGAGGGCGCGCTTACGCGAAGAGTGATAAGGTTGCCGCGAATTTGCGGGTGCAGCGCAGCCTGAGCGACGGCCGCGTTGGCAGCGGCGGCATCTGCTGCCAGCGCGGCAGCCCGGGCCGAAGCCGCCGTTCGCGTCTGCTGGCTGGTGATGATCGCCCGATATTCCTCAGCACGACTGGTCGGGGGGACGCCCGAGGTAAAGATGTCGACTGTCGTGAACTTGGGGTCGAGTTGGAGGCGATACTTTGATCCGGTCAGGACGATCTGCGACTCGGCGCTGTAGCGCGGCGCGATGATCCGAATTGCAAGTCCGCTTGTTGCGCCGAGAAGCGCGCCGATCACGGCGCAAGCGAGGATTGTCCGCCGCCCGTGCCACACCGCGCGCCACAGCTGACCGAGGTCCAAGCGAATGGTACTCTGCTCGACGATGACGGCGGGAGGGGCGCTCATGCTTCGCGGGCACCTTTCATCGCTCGAGAGTCGCTGGGGCCTAATAGTAGTCAATGCCTCCCTTCGTGGCTACTGTCAGCAGCAGGGGAGGAACCCCCTGCTCTGCTCGGATAAGGCAGCAGCTCTCGCTGGGGGAACGAGACCCGGGTGGCTCTCTTTATTGGCCGCTCTGCAAGAACAGGTGACGCTCCCTTCGCCTATCTCAGCTACCGATTCATATGCTATCCTTGCGCCTCGGCTAGTGCGGGCGCTCTTCGAGCGCAGCATCCCCGTGGGACAAGAACCGCAGGCGAGGGAAGAGAATGGCGCTTCGCGCAGTAGTGACTGGCGCTGGTGGGTTCATTGGGCACCATCTTGTGCGATATCTGAAAGCTCGAGGCTACTGGGTACGCGGGGTTGATCTTCATCTCCCTCTCTATGAACCATCCCCAGCTGATGAATTTCTTCTCCTAGATTTGCGTTCTCGCGAGAACTGTCGCATTGCGACGGCAAATGTGGACGAGGTCTATGCTCTCGCGGCCGATATGGGCGGGATGGGCTATATCTCGAGCAATCACGCAACCATTCTGCGCGATAACAGCCTGATCGATATCTTTACCCTCGACACTGCAGCAGAGAATGGTGCATCTAGGCTGTTCTACGCCTCGTCGGCATGTGTCTATCCCGAGTACCGTCAAATGGAGGCGGCTATCCCCGGGTTACGCGAAGAAGACGCCTACCCTGCAGCGCCGCAAGATGCCTATGGCTGGGAAAAACTGATGGCCGAGCGTCTCTGTCAGCATTATCGTG
This region includes:
- a CDS encoding NAD-dependent epimerase/dehydratase family protein; the encoded protein is MALRAVVTGAGGFIGHHLVRYLKARGYWVRGVDLHLPLYEPSPADEFLLLDLRSRENCRIATANVDEVYALAADMGGMGYISSNHATILRDNSLIDIFTLDTAAENGASRLFYASSACVYPEYRQMEAAIPGLREEDAYPAAPQDAYGWEKLMAERLCQHYR
- a CDS encoding class I SAM-dependent methyltransferase — its product is MTVFRAGQGRAFRQPFFRLRAALARTWLHPRRLGAWYQERLVAAAFPRERKVKRLLDIGCGRRPYEPMLRPHVVDYLGVDLPGRFEAERGPDIFADACSLPFRSGIADVILCTEVIEHVPDPDLLLREAPRVIAEGGTLILSAPFFEPLHEEPYDYTRYTAFGLKAFAERAGFRVREVKRRGGWWAVVLGSLIGQALYDTVAPRTGTRRRRTPGILLVLPVLVLLQFLALTLDSFFRGKRVAIGYLLVAEPKREPLMSEKRSALTPNHGSSNSCQ
- a CDS encoding Wzz/FepE/Etk N-terminal domain-containing protein: MSAPPAVIVEQSTIRLDLGQLWRAVWHGRRTILACAVIGALLGATSGLAIRIIAPRYSAESQIVLTGSKYRLQLDPKFTTVDIFTSGVPPTSRAEEYRAIITSQQTRTAASARAAALAADAAAANAAVAQAALHPQIRGNLITLRVSAPSPELAALAVTAYTEAVVARLDEVYATTEQDLRLLEARLAEATAANEAAEAAVVRFLETSPLPLLGQRITQQKQLLDTLSAERRLAIESEIGRAYSLLGKLEELRQNGLTLREQLRASTQSPASRAAAAVSLFLLQRDLALLSASRLEQPDTPENRPASPATIFQLDLSVITGQSLSSDTLLSDVEAFLRLVEQRKAEVLDSLAATAATLASLPSADSQPFPVGQLGDRDDALRHGIAALSADLARKEAERQAAQFRFEALTTDAKLTRDARAALVAKVQETLIAAASSGRAIVVSTTEPVDAHAPVPTWLLGGAALGLIGGTVLAGIRALRNHQLSMRSEM
- a CDS encoding glycosyltransferase family 4 protein, producing the protein MGPVSRRPRVLLVSHTYLHGGYEGKLQALADQVTLRLCLPEHFFNDYGSPMAAPRGERYELALYPPWFPIKKRSSTRWVLASLDLGMRRFQPDIVHIENEIHSFVVFQALAQRRLFAPHAKIVVFFWNNLPLAGRKALPLRVLTALARPRIALFFAGNQAGRELLLREGVSPKRVIVLPAFGIDRAWVRTLSPEQRAQRRRAYGIGEEEVVLLYVGRFVPEKGIDDLLAALRFLAHEGPPVRLLCVGDGPMKPLLLASAPLAQVYSPGGREAVQPFYEAADLLVLPSRTTPNWAEQFGRVLVEAMAVGVPAIGSSSGAIPEVIGDPALIFPERDPAALAQLIDRLRRDPARRLSAGRAGQERVVRQYTNEVIAARTVEAYRALLNGDLS
- a CDS encoding glycosyltransferase family 4 protein, whose product is MATSPKAGMLTIGIDNVSPGEATARAAPGGMRLYLQALTREFARLRPTFRFVLFTPEWADDLFDGQLPAGVEVVQLKGVPRRKSLRVLYQQGQLAAAVNRRGVDVFFATATVAPLFLRMPVVVAIQFLQFYETPLIRDPLRTAYLRCLVPLSARRATRLITFSESARQDLRRYVGVSPEKVVVIPHGLSEEVWAAAEGRGPEGEGPRLTGGRPFILYVSATYPYKNHHRLIEAFAQLKRARPTDHVLLLVGSEAGVSFASLRETARKAGVADAVIIAGRVAHAAPLYRQAALAVIPSLAETFGYPLLEAMACGCPVVTSNCSSLAELAGDAAILVDPHDPASIAAGLERGLFDERERARLIARGRERAQPYRWSRSAEATLAVLEAAAMQSAAVAKPREDAV